A window of Echeneis naucrates chromosome 13, fEcheNa1.1, whole genome shotgun sequence contains these coding sequences:
- the LOC115052582 gene encoding von Willebrand factor A domain-containing protein 5A-like isoform X2, producing MKCCGLITTQKEPVPLKSIEVELEVKDHVATVVSTLNYQNQEDKPLEAVFVFPLPGDAAVCHFSAKIGQTQIVAEVKEKQQAREDYDDALSSGQQAFLLEESEQSPDIFTLSVGSLPPGESASIRLEYITELAVQADDGLRFSLPAVLNPRYEPQGSGGTEAATVQVTSVPASQIPYSLSFSARVSSPRPVSKVESNCSLDPLQYLNKEQTQATVKLAGGHKFDRDVELLIYYKDAHQPTAVVEAGQASAKPGSLMGDPVVMLSLYPEFPESVMSSLSSCGEFVFLMDRSGSMSCSTSHSKPKETRIGSARDTLLLLLKSLPMGCYFNVYSFGSSYQHIFPKSVEYSDQTLEEAVKKVEEMTANLGGTEILQPLKHIYNQPCIPKQPRQLFVFTDGEVSNTKEVINLVKKNSGSHRCFSFGIGEGASSALINGLAKKGRGHAQFITGADRMQTKVMQSLRFALQPAVVDISIKWDLPKQVSATVLSPPITTLFQGQRSLVYAQLTGKSSEGAQGSVTVNYKLAGQPSKTQLHFSLKPAEDTGLTVHRLGARVLIRSLEMEEREDRGEKGEAVKEKVVELSVKSGVSSSFTAFIAVNKSDGKPIEGPLIHRNVPTPIMLSGIFAKCASYSAAKSLPKIKNKGRFVPLCGSIQPMSFSACSFSSDSLDMTLDRPMLQRNTNEPKLPYRDPFLQLVSLQKASGCWLLDPALAAALGKTSEELDQSKPASVKEEVWATILALIWLHASKTDSKGEWELLSLKAVSWLRAQNAPCVECVDAANTLLGCKVQRDVLGL from the exons ATGAAGTGCTGCGGTCTAATAACGACCCAGAAGGAACCAG TTCCTCTGAAGAGCATCgaggtggagctggaggtgaAGGACCATGTGGCCACTGTGGTGTCCACTCTGAACTACCAGAACCAGGAGGACAAACCCCTAGAGGCTGTTTTCGTCTTCCCTCTGCCTGGAGACgctgctgtctgtcatttcAGTGCCAAGATTGGACAGACACAGATCGTAGCGGAGgtgaaggagaaacagcag GCTCGTGAGGACTATGATGACGCGCTGAGCTCCGGTCAGCAGGCCTTCCTGCTGGAGGAGAGTGAGCAGAGTCCAGATATATTCACTCTGAGTGTGGGCAGTCTTCCTCCAGGAGAGAGCGCCTCCATCAGGCTGGAGTACATCACTGAGCTGGCTGTGCAGGCTGATGATGGACTCAGGTTTAGTCTGCCTGCTGTTCTCAACCCTCGTTACGAGCCTCAGG gaagtggaggaacTGAAGCCGCCACTGTCCAGGTGACTTCTGTCCCAGCCTCCCAGATCCCCtacagtctgtctttttctgcccGAGTGTCCTCTCCTCGTCCGGTCTCTAAAGTAGAGTCCAACTGTTCCCTGGACCCTCTGCAGTACCTCAACAAAGAGCAGACCCAGGCCACA GTCAAGTTGGCTGGAGGACACAAGTTTGACAGAGATGTGGAGCTGTTGATTTATTACAAAGATGCCCACCAGCCCACTGCTGTGGTGGAGGCAGGACAGGCCTCTGCCAAACCTG GCTCTCTGATGGGGGATCCAGTGGTGATGCTGAGTCTGTACCCAGAGTTCCCTGAGTCTGTGATGTCCTCCCTCAGCTCATGTGGAGAGTTTGTGTTCCTGATGGACCGATCTGGGAGCATGAGTTGTTCGACGAGTCACAGTAAACCAAAAGAAACTCGTATTGGCAGTGCCAGG GACACTCTACTCCTCCTGCTGAAGAGCTTACCGATGGGCTGCTACTTCAACGTCTACAGTTTCGGGTCGTCCTATCAACACATCTTCCC TAAGAGCGTGGAGTACAGTGATCAGACTTTGGAAGAGGCTGTGAAGAAAGTTGAAGAGATGACAGCTAATCTGGGAGGGACAGAGATCCTTCAGCCCCTTAAGCACATTTACAACCAGCCCTGCATTCCCAAACAACCCAGACAA CTCTTTGTCTTCACTGACGGCGAAGTGTCCAACACCAAAGAAGTGATAAATCTGGTGAAGAAGAATTCAGGTTCCCACAG GTGTTTCTCCTTTGGGATTGGGGAAGGGGCCAGCTCTGCTCTGATCAATGGGCTGGCCAAGAAAGGAAGAGGTCACGCTCAGTTCATCACAGGGGCCGACAGGATGCAAACTAAA GTGATGCAGTCGCTGCGATTCGCTCTGCAACCAGCAGTGGTGGACATCTCCATCAAATGGGATTTACCAAAGCAAGTGTCTGCCACTGTTCTGTCTCCACCAATCACGACACTTTtccagggtcaaaggtcactggtGTATGCACAGCTCACTGGAAAG AGCTCAGAGGGAGCACAGGGCTCTGTGACGGTGAACTACAAGCTGGCAGGTCAGCCCTCCAAAACCCAGCTCCACTTCAGTCTCAAACCTGCAGAGGACACCGG GTTAACAGTCCACAGGTTGGGTGCTCGGGTTCTGATTCGCTCcctggagatggaggagagagaagacagaggggaGAAAGGTGAAGCAGTGAAGGAGAAGGTGGTGGAGCTCAGTGTCAAATCAGGAGTGAGCAGCTCCTTCACTGCCTTCATTGCGGTCAACAAAAGCGACGGCAAGCCCATTGAAGGACCGCTGATCCACAGAAATGTTCCAACTCCCA TTATGCTTTCTGGCATATTTGCAAAGTGTGCGTCATACTCCGCAGCAAAAA GTCTACCCAAAATCAAAA atAAAGGTCGCTTTGTACCTCTATGTG GTTCAATTCAACCAATGAGCTTCAGTGCTT GTTCCTTTTCATCTGACTCATTGGACATGACTCTGG ATCGACCCATGCTCCAGAGAAACA cCAACGAGCCCAAACTACCCTACAGAGACCCTTTTCTGCAGCTGGTTTCCCTCCAGAAGGCGTCCGGCTGCTGGCTGCTTGATCCAGCTCTGGCTGCTGCACTGGGAAAGACCAGCGAGGAGCTGGACCAGTCAAAGCCTGCATCG GTGAAGGAGGAAGTGTGGGCCACCATCCTGGCTCTGATCTGGCTTCATGCTTCTAAGACGGATTCGAAGGGAGAGTGGGAGCTTCTGTCTCTGAAGGCTGTGTCGTGGCTCCGCGCTCAGAATG caccgtgtgtggagtgtgtggaTGCTGCAAATACACTGTTGGGCTGCAAGGTGCAGAGAGACGTCCTGGGGCTCTGA
- the LOC115052582 gene encoding von Willebrand factor A domain-containing protein 5A-like isoform X1 — MKCCGLITTQKEPVPLKSIEVELEVKDHVATVVSTLNYQNQEDKPLEAVFVFPLPGDAAVCHFSAKIGQTQIVAEVKEKQQAREDYDDALSSGQQAFLLEESEQSPDIFTLSVGSLPPGESASIRLEYITELAVQADDGLRFSLPAVLNPRYEPQGSGGTEAATVQVTSVPASQIPYSLSFSARVSSPRPVSKVESNCSLDPLQYLNKEQTQATVKLAGGHKFDRDVELLIYYKDAHQPTAVVEAGQASAKPGSLMGDPVVMLSLYPEFPESVMSSLSSCGEFVFLMDRSGSMSCSTSHSKPKETRIGSARDTLLLLLKSLPMGCYFNVYSFGSSYQHIFPKSVEYSDQTLEEAVKKVEEMTANLGGTEILQPLKHIYNQPCIPKQPRQLFVFTDGEVSNTKEVINLVKKNSGSHRCFSFGIGEGASSALINGLAKKGRGHAQFITGADRMQTKVMQSLRFALQPAVVDISIKWDLPKQVSATVLSPPITTLFQGQRSLVYAQLTGKSSEGAQGSVTVNYKLAGQPSKTQLHFSLKPAEDTGLTVHRLGARVLIRSLEMEEREDRGEKGEAVKEKVVELSVKSGVSSSFTAFIAVNKSDGKPIEGPLIHRNVPTPIMLSGIFAKCASYSAAKSLPKIKNKGRFVPLCGSIQPMSFSACSFSSDSLDMTLDRPMLQRNTSNFKHFEANEPKLPYRDPFLQLVSLQKASGCWLLDPALAAALGKTSEELDQSKPASVKEEVWATILALIWLHASKTDSKGEWELLSLKAVSWLRAQNAPCVECVDAANTLLGCKVQRDVLGL; from the exons ATGAAGTGCTGCGGTCTAATAACGACCCAGAAGGAACCAG TTCCTCTGAAGAGCATCgaggtggagctggaggtgaAGGACCATGTGGCCACTGTGGTGTCCACTCTGAACTACCAGAACCAGGAGGACAAACCCCTAGAGGCTGTTTTCGTCTTCCCTCTGCCTGGAGACgctgctgtctgtcatttcAGTGCCAAGATTGGACAGACACAGATCGTAGCGGAGgtgaaggagaaacagcag GCTCGTGAGGACTATGATGACGCGCTGAGCTCCGGTCAGCAGGCCTTCCTGCTGGAGGAGAGTGAGCAGAGTCCAGATATATTCACTCTGAGTGTGGGCAGTCTTCCTCCAGGAGAGAGCGCCTCCATCAGGCTGGAGTACATCACTGAGCTGGCTGTGCAGGCTGATGATGGACTCAGGTTTAGTCTGCCTGCTGTTCTCAACCCTCGTTACGAGCCTCAGG gaagtggaggaacTGAAGCCGCCACTGTCCAGGTGACTTCTGTCCCAGCCTCCCAGATCCCCtacagtctgtctttttctgcccGAGTGTCCTCTCCTCGTCCGGTCTCTAAAGTAGAGTCCAACTGTTCCCTGGACCCTCTGCAGTACCTCAACAAAGAGCAGACCCAGGCCACA GTCAAGTTGGCTGGAGGACACAAGTTTGACAGAGATGTGGAGCTGTTGATTTATTACAAAGATGCCCACCAGCCCACTGCTGTGGTGGAGGCAGGACAGGCCTCTGCCAAACCTG GCTCTCTGATGGGGGATCCAGTGGTGATGCTGAGTCTGTACCCAGAGTTCCCTGAGTCTGTGATGTCCTCCCTCAGCTCATGTGGAGAGTTTGTGTTCCTGATGGACCGATCTGGGAGCATGAGTTGTTCGACGAGTCACAGTAAACCAAAAGAAACTCGTATTGGCAGTGCCAGG GACACTCTACTCCTCCTGCTGAAGAGCTTACCGATGGGCTGCTACTTCAACGTCTACAGTTTCGGGTCGTCCTATCAACACATCTTCCC TAAGAGCGTGGAGTACAGTGATCAGACTTTGGAAGAGGCTGTGAAGAAAGTTGAAGAGATGACAGCTAATCTGGGAGGGACAGAGATCCTTCAGCCCCTTAAGCACATTTACAACCAGCCCTGCATTCCCAAACAACCCAGACAA CTCTTTGTCTTCACTGACGGCGAAGTGTCCAACACCAAAGAAGTGATAAATCTGGTGAAGAAGAATTCAGGTTCCCACAG GTGTTTCTCCTTTGGGATTGGGGAAGGGGCCAGCTCTGCTCTGATCAATGGGCTGGCCAAGAAAGGAAGAGGTCACGCTCAGTTCATCACAGGGGCCGACAGGATGCAAACTAAA GTGATGCAGTCGCTGCGATTCGCTCTGCAACCAGCAGTGGTGGACATCTCCATCAAATGGGATTTACCAAAGCAAGTGTCTGCCACTGTTCTGTCTCCACCAATCACGACACTTTtccagggtcaaaggtcactggtGTATGCACAGCTCACTGGAAAG AGCTCAGAGGGAGCACAGGGCTCTGTGACGGTGAACTACAAGCTGGCAGGTCAGCCCTCCAAAACCCAGCTCCACTTCAGTCTCAAACCTGCAGAGGACACCGG GTTAACAGTCCACAGGTTGGGTGCTCGGGTTCTGATTCGCTCcctggagatggaggagagagaagacagaggggaGAAAGGTGAAGCAGTGAAGGAGAAGGTGGTGGAGCTCAGTGTCAAATCAGGAGTGAGCAGCTCCTTCACTGCCTTCATTGCGGTCAACAAAAGCGACGGCAAGCCCATTGAAGGACCGCTGATCCACAGAAATGTTCCAACTCCCA TTATGCTTTCTGGCATATTTGCAAAGTGTGCGTCATACTCCGCAGCAAAAA GTCTACCCAAAATCAAAA atAAAGGTCGCTTTGTACCTCTATGTG GTTCAATTCAACCAATGAGCTTCAGTGCTT GTTCCTTTTCATCTGACTCATTGGACATGACTCTGG ATCGACCCATGCTCCAGAGAAACA CTTctaattttaaacattttgaagcCAACGAGCCCAAACTACCCTACAGAGACCCTTTTCTGCAGCTGGTTTCCCTCCAGAAGGCGTCCGGCTGCTGGCTGCTTGATCCAGCTCTGGCTGCTGCACTGGGAAAGACCAGCGAGGAGCTGGACCAGTCAAAGCCTGCATCG GTGAAGGAGGAAGTGTGGGCCACCATCCTGGCTCTGATCTGGCTTCATGCTTCTAAGACGGATTCGAAGGGAGAGTGGGAGCTTCTGTCTCTGAAGGCTGTGTCGTGGCTCCGCGCTCAGAATG caccgtgtgtggagtgtgtggaTGCTGCAAATACACTGTTGGGCTGCAAGGTGCAGAGAGACGTCCTGGGGCTCTGA